AACAAGAAAGGCCGAAATGTCGAATCCGATTCTTTGCAGAGTCGAATGGCTTGACCAAACGGGCCTGACCCCAGGAGCGGAAAGTCATCGTACGTCGCATCGCGTCCTTGGTCCCAATAGTCACGAACGTAATTGCCGGCATCGAGCGCGTATTCGTTCGTCGCTCCGGCGGGAACATGAGCAACAAAACGGTTGCTACCGCTGGGCTCGCGTTTCACAAAATCCCAAAAAGCGACGCATCCTGGTACCTCGACAACCGTCGCAACGTGCTGTGTGGCGGTTGAGTCTGCTGCGGATAGAAACGACCAAGGTGGGACGAGGCATACAAGCGAAAGCGGAACGATGAATTTCAATAACACTGGCTTGCCTGAGGTTGGTGGTGCGGTTCTATCGCCCGGTAAGGAACTTTCCGTCTTCGCGAACTCTGGGCGCGGAGCAAAGACACCTGCTGACGAATCGTTTTCGCGGAAGGCGGAGGGCATTCCGTGGTCGAATCGCTATTTCGGTTGCGTCCCAGCGCCGCTTCCACACCCAACGCAATGCTGCAGATGACAGCAAGCAGTCCTGAGCCGGCCATGATGGCCACGCCGTAAGCGAACGAGAGTAGACTTCCAAGCAGATGGTTGAGCCAGATTCGCGACGTATGAGCCGCATTGATGTCGAATCGGCAAACGAGTCCGCCGGCAACGAAAAACGGAGAAAGCACCGTCACGACCCCTGCCGCCAATCCAATGAGGCACAAGATGGAGAGTGTGATTCGGGACATCATTTGCTCCTGGATTGTTTTCCGGCGTTCGTTTGGGTGGGTGGCATTCCTGCGACGGGATCGGATCTTTGACCCAAGAGCCCAGCCGTCTTGCTGCGTTTTGCAAAAAAAGAGAGTCGTTCAACTTGTCTCTTGATGCCCCCCCGGTTTTCGATCCACCGCATCGATTGGAATTGCCGGTGCGTTGCGATTAGGCTGCTGGAACTTCGATCCAAAACCATCCCCGCAGGTCACCTTCGTTGAAGCCGGTCGCCTGATCGTCGGGATAGAGCGTTTCGAGTTGAGCCTTGACGTCATCGGAAATCTGATCGGCGGGGCCGTGGCACATCAAGCAGGTGGCCTGCAGCCGAATCGGCAACACGACATGCAGCCCCCCGTCCGCAAGTTCCTCGAACTTTGGCTCCGCCTCGATCGGCATCTCCGAATCGTAGTGGATCAGTTCCGCAACCCAAGGATCCGGTGCGTTCTCTGGATTGCGCAGCTTGGCCGATGTGCGACCAATTCGAACGCCATGGCTCTGGCTAACGGTTTCCGCGATTTTCGGTGCCTCTTTGCTACAGACGTTGATCGCGGCCGCCGGCCCCGTGGCGGTCATCGCCTGCATCAATCGCCCCGACAATTGCTGGTACAGATCCTCTTTTGCCGCCATCGCGATCGCTTTTGGGTCTCGCTGCATGGTGGAATCCGCCGATGGCGACGCATCGTGGCTGCATCCTGCGATGACCAACACGCAACCCGCTGCGGCAAGCATTTTCAGTGCATTCATCTTTCGACCTTTTCTATACGGTGCAGATCGTTACGCCTTGCTTGAGCGATGCGATCTTGTCTTCTCGCTTTGGAATAAACTCTTGAGCAACGTAGCCCTTGTATCCCGTCTCGACAATCGCTTTCATGATCGCGGGGTAATAGAGCTCCTGCGTTTCGTCAATCTCATTTCGGCCAGGAACGCCGCCGGTGTGATAATGGCTGATGAACTCATGATTCTTTTGGATCGTCGCGATTACATCGCCTTCCATGATCTGCATGTGATAGATGTCATACAGCAACTTGAAACGGTCGGACCCGATTGCCTTGCAAAGTTCGACGCCCCAATCGGTATGGTCGCACATGTAATCGGGATGGTTGACTTTACTGTTGAGCAATTCCATGGTGATGGTCACTCCCGCTTTTTCTGCCGCCGGCATCAATCGCTTCAGTCCGATCGCACAGTTCTTCAGCCCTTGCTCATCATCCATTCCGTCACGGTTGCCAGAAAAGCAAATGATGTTGTTGAGCCCCAATTTGACGACCTCGTTGATTTGCTGCTGATACCCTTCGACGAGCACGTCGTGATGCTCAACGCGATTCCAAGCTGAACCGATGCCACCGACGCGTTTTCCGCTCGCGGTCTTTGCGTCTGGACCTGAAACCATCGAGCAGGTCAATCCGTGTTTCTGCACCGCAGGAATTTCCGCCGGCTTCAACAATTCGATCGATTGAAGGCCGAATGCTTTCCCTGCCACGCACAGATCCTCCATCGGAACGCTGCCGTAACACCACTTGCAAACCGAGTGGTTGATGCGGCCACCGACCGCCTCGGCAACCTTGTCTTCCGCCTCAAGTCGAGTTTGCAGCGACGTTGCGACCGCGGCAGCTGCGGCGGTTTTCGCAGAAACAGAAACGAAGCTGCGGCGATTCAGGGATGGAGACACGCGAGAACTCCTCGAAAAAAGGGATGGGAGAGATGCAAGTGGGAAGGTTTCCGATAGTTTAGATCGAGATCACTTCGGAAAGAAGGCCTCGGCAGTGGAGCGATGGTCGCAAGTGCAGTAAACTTCGAATTCAACGTTGTGGAAATGCTGAAACGTTTATCGTGCGAGCCCTCCAAGAAGGAACC
This is a stretch of genomic DNA from Novipirellula artificiosorum. It encodes these proteins:
- a CDS encoding Tll0287-like domain-containing protein, producing MNALKMLAAAGCVLVIAGCSHDASPSADSTMQRDPKAIAMAAKEDLYQQLSGRLMQAMTATGPAAAINVCSKEAPKIAETVSQSHGVRIGRTSAKLRNPENAPDPWVAELIHYDSEMPIEAEPKFEELADGGLHVVLPIRLQATCLMCHGPADQISDDVKAQLETLYPDDQATGFNEGDLRGWFWIEVPAA
- a CDS encoding hydroxypyruvate isomerase family protein gives rise to the protein MSPSLNRRSFVSVSAKTAAAAAVATSLQTRLEAEDKVAEAVGGRINHSVCKWCYGSVPMEDLCVAGKAFGLQSIELLKPAEIPAVQKHGLTCSMVSGPDAKTASGKRVGGIGSAWNRVEHHDVLVEGYQQQINEVVKLGLNNIICFSGNRDGMDDEQGLKNCAIGLKRLMPAAEKAGVTITMELLNSKVNHPDYMCDHTDWGVELCKAIGSDRFKLLYDIYHMQIMEGDVIATIQKNHEFISHYHTGGVPGRNEIDETQELYYPAIMKAIVETGYKGYVAQEFIPKREDKIASLKQGVTICTV